The following are encoded together in the Methanomassiliicoccales archaeon genome:
- the acsC gene encoding acetyl-CoA decarbonylase/synthase complex subunit gamma has product MSMPTAIEIFKHLPKKNCGKCHYPTCLAFAMQLANSKAKLEDCPFISEKSREELAASSAPPIRLVKFGSGSKIVEIGDETELYRHERKFVHPTAMAVKVSDELSKEDILERAKWIASFRYERVGQSLSFEALAISNDSRDMHKFSQAVELVASAMDMPLILIADSPDCMRAAAAKVASHRPLLYGASEQNLKEMASLAKEISCPLVLKARGLGAMAELVWQARSLGVEDLVMDLRTEGLKEQLELSHAARKHAVRRTFRGLGYPMLIEAGQGEGAVLRGMLAILKYGSIVIFDDLSDAQALTLMVLRQNIFTDPQVPIQVKPGLYAVNGADESSPILFTTNFSLTYFTVLADIEKSRVPAWLLVVEAEGLSVLTAYSAGKLTPESVAKALESSGAKEKSKTDILVMPGMISRMSGKLQELTGMRVIVGPKESSGIPKFLKSL; this is encoded by the coding sequence ATGAGCATGCCGACAGCCATCGAAATCTTCAAGCACCTTCCCAAGAAGAACTGCGGCAAGTGCCACTACCCCACATGCCTGGCGTTTGCCATGCAGTTAGCCAACTCCAAGGCCAAGCTGGAGGATTGTCCTTTCATCTCGGAGAAATCCAGGGAGGAGCTGGCTGCGTCCTCCGCTCCTCCGATTAGATTGGTAAAGTTTGGGTCCGGTTCAAAGATCGTGGAGATAGGAGATGAGACGGAGCTATACCGCCATGAGAGGAAGTTCGTGCACCCAACCGCAATGGCTGTTAAGGTGTCGGATGAGTTGTCGAAAGAGGACATATTGGAACGCGCGAAATGGATCGCTTCATTCCGTTATGAACGCGTTGGCCAGTCCCTTAGCTTCGAAGCGCTAGCGATAAGCAATGACTCGAGAGACATGCACAAGTTCTCCCAGGCTGTGGAGCTCGTCGCCTCGGCTATGGACATGCCACTGATTCTGATCGCGGATTCTCCAGATTGTATGCGCGCTGCAGCGGCCAAAGTGGCTTCCCACAGGCCCTTGCTTTACGGCGCATCTGAACAGAACTTGAAAGAGATGGCTTCCCTGGCCAAGGAGATCTCCTGCCCTCTGGTGCTCAAGGCCAGGGGGTTAGGAGCGATGGCCGAGCTGGTGTGGCAAGCTAGGTCGCTAGGTGTTGAGGACCTGGTCATGGACCTTCGGACTGAAGGCTTGAAGGAACAGCTGGAGCTGAGCCACGCCGCGCGCAAGCATGCTGTGAGGAGGACCTTCCGCGGTCTAGGATATCCCATGCTGATAGAGGCAGGCCAGGGAGAGGGGGCTGTGCTGAGAGGAATGCTGGCCATATTGAAATACGGCAGCATAGTGATATTCGACGATCTGAGCGACGCTCAAGCCCTGACCCTCATGGTGCTGAGGCAGAACATCTTCACCGATCCTCAGGTCCCCATACAAGTCAAGCCTGGCCTGTACGCGGTGAACGGCGCTGATGAGAGCTCTCCCATCCTCTTCACCACCAATTTCTCGCTCACCTATTTCACCGTTCTGGCCGACATCGAGAAATCGAGAGTGCCGGCCTGGCTACTGGTGGTGGAGGCGGAAGGGCTCAGCGTACTCACCGCCTACTCCGCCGGAAAGCTGACACCTGAATCCGTGGCCAAGGCGCTGGAATCCTCAGGCGCCAAAGAAAAGAGCAAAACTGACATCCTTGTGATGCCGGGTATGATATCACGCATGAGTGGGAAGTTGCAAGAGCTTACAGGGATGAGGGTTATAGTGGGACCGAAGGAATCCTCAGGCATACCTAAGTTTCTGAAATCTTTGTAA
- the acsB gene encoding acetyl-CoA decarbonylase/synthase complex subunit alpha/beta yields the protein MAEETDKEHAESYIARKDLANSHKLICSNESLEAEERISREKIFRMAVAGAQAILSIAERRLESALKEHGDDFRIEFPDTAYHLPSILAWEGEEVSKLGQLSTVLTHARTLIKQGTSYEAALSAGEATMIAAEIIEALKYSSVEGQRAPLESQGFIPDRTLRELGVALVDDTIPGCAVIMGSSRESKKLAKLVRELQSKGILILATKEIIHQLQDEAVKIGPEVRLFPLGDLTQAVHAINFAIRVALTFGNVQSGDRERLAAYLQMRPKVFVIHLGRFDDLTAAICFAALFNGWPIITDQDIEPIPDRLIPRTDYDRIVQTGVELRGMKVKAGLLDIPVAYGSSFEGEIVRRPDTYVEAGGASRTPAFELLRARLEDEVVDGRITLMGKDVDELPEGSSIPLAILVDVYGKRMEEDFEPVLERRIHQFINYAEGAWHTGQRDAIWVRLSKSAVKRGLRLKHFGDILVAKIKAEFANIVSRVQVTIVTDEAEVQSLLPMAKERYKSRDERLGGLTDEAVQEFYSCSLCQSFAPDHVCIITPERLGLCGALNWLDAKAAKEIAPRGPNQPVPKGEVIDPVKGQWSGVNEMICQLSHGRLQRFNAYTIMEDPMTACGCFEVIVAMTADAQAVILVDRDFTGMTPIGMKFSTLAGHIGGGRQTPGFIGIGRKYILSKKFIAADGGLLRVAWMPKGLKERLKEGIMQRAKELGEPDLLEKIADETITDSASGLAEWMAKVRHPALKMSPLLS from the coding sequence ATGGCTGAGGAGACAGATAAGGAACATGCAGAATCATACATAGCTAGGAAGGACCTAGCAAACAGTCATAAATTGATATGCTCTAATGAAAGCTTAGAAGCTGAGGAGCGGATATCCAGGGAGAAGATCTTCCGCATGGCCGTGGCGGGCGCACAGGCTATCTTATCCATAGCAGAAAGAAGGTTAGAAAGTGCGTTGAAAGAGCACGGGGATGATTTTAGAATAGAGTTCCCGGATACCGCCTACCATCTACCCTCCATACTCGCGTGGGAGGGTGAGGAAGTAAGCAAGCTAGGACAGCTATCCACAGTTCTAACACACGCCCGAACGCTGATAAAACAGGGAACGAGTTACGAAGCTGCCCTCAGCGCGGGCGAAGCTACCATGATAGCAGCCGAGATTATAGAGGCACTAAAGTATTCATCGGTTGAAGGTCAAAGAGCGCCTCTTGAATCGCAAGGCTTCATTCCTGATAGAACGTTACGAGAGCTTGGCGTGGCCCTGGTAGACGATACAATACCTGGGTGCGCTGTCATTATGGGCAGCTCCAGAGAGTCAAAGAAGTTGGCAAAGCTGGTGCGCGAGCTGCAATCGAAGGGGATACTCATACTCGCCACTAAAGAGATCATCCATCAGCTTCAGGATGAGGCAGTGAAGATAGGCCCAGAGGTGCGTCTCTTCCCTCTGGGAGATCTTACCCAAGCGGTTCATGCCATCAATTTCGCCATCAGAGTGGCCTTGACCTTCGGGAACGTACAGAGCGGCGATAGAGAGAGGTTGGCAGCTTACCTGCAGATGCGCCCTAAGGTCTTTGTGATCCATCTAGGACGCTTTGATGATCTAACAGCTGCGATATGCTTCGCCGCTCTTTTTAACGGATGGCCGATAATCACGGACCAGGATATCGAACCTATACCAGATCGCCTGATCCCCCGGACTGACTACGATAGGATAGTGCAGACAGGCGTCGAGCTTCGTGGGATGAAGGTCAAAGCGGGCCTGCTAGACATACCTGTGGCATATGGCTCTTCCTTCGAGGGTGAGATCGTTCGTCGCCCGGACACCTATGTAGAAGCAGGAGGAGCGTCCAGGACTCCGGCATTCGAATTGCTCCGAGCTCGGCTTGAGGATGAAGTGGTTGACGGACGAATAACTCTTATGGGAAAGGACGTGGACGAGTTGCCAGAGGGGAGCTCTATCCCTCTCGCGATATTGGTAGACGTTTATGGAAAAAGGATGGAGGAGGATTTCGAGCCTGTTCTGGAAAGAAGGATACATCAATTCATAAACTATGCTGAGGGGGCATGGCACACCGGCCAGAGGGATGCCATTTGGGTAAGGCTTTCCAAGAGCGCGGTGAAGCGTGGTCTTAGGTTGAAGCATTTCGGCGATATACTGGTGGCCAAGATCAAGGCGGAGTTCGCCAACATCGTCTCTAGGGTCCAGGTCACGATCGTCACTGATGAGGCCGAGGTTCAAAGCTTGTTGCCAATGGCGAAAGAGAGGTACAAGTCAAGGGATGAACGTTTGGGAGGGCTCACGGACGAGGCGGTGCAGGAGTTCTACAGCTGCTCCCTATGTCAGAGCTTTGCCCCGGATCACGTTTGCATAATTACCCCAGAGCGTCTGGGTCTTTGCGGCGCCCTCAACTGGCTGGATGCGAAGGCGGCCAAGGAGATAGCCCCCCGAGGGCCGAATCAGCCTGTCCCGAAAGGCGAGGTCATCGACCCTGTCAAAGGCCAGTGGAGCGGGGTGAATGAGATGATATGCCAGCTTTCGCATGGACGCCTGCAAAGGTTCAATGCCTACACCATCATGGAGGATCCCATGACCGCCTGCGGCTGCTTCGAGGTCATCGTGGCTATGACCGCGGATGCCCAGGCCGTGATCCTAGTGGACCGTGATTTCACAGGCATGACGCCTATAGGGATGAAATTCTCCACCCTCGCCGGTCATATAGGTGGGGGCAGACAGACTCCGGGCTTCATCGGCATAGGGCGAAAATACATACTATCGAAAAAGTTCATAGCCGCGGACGGTGGTCTGCTGCGCGTGGCGTGGATGCCGAAGGGCTTGAAGGAACGCCTGAAAGAGGGAATTATGCAAAGGGCTAAAGAGCTAGGTGAGCCTGACCTTTTGGAGAAGATCGCAGATGAGACCATAACCGACAGCGCCTCCGGCCTGGCCGAGTGGATGGCGAAAGTCAGGCATCCCGCCCTTAAGATGTCTCCGCTGCTGTCTTGA
- the cdhD gene encoding CO dehydrogenase/acetyl-CoA synthase subunit delta encodes MNASGSEDGDEVVDVPLPKEKWSGKIGVVVLGATPEEGGTRSASLRIGGSTGMPFLSYEGVSPNRPLIAGEVLDVPSDLPEQVRQEFGACVEDPAEWARCWVEEHDADLICLKLLSTNPDEGDTSPEEAARTVQRVLAAVKVPLIVYGCGNEEKDAKVMQAVSSAAPKERLLLGHAEEAAYKSIAAAAMANDHAIISFANLDVNLSKQINILLTDFGVRKDRIVLDPLFAALGMGLEYSYSVMERIRLAALMSDAMLQVPMVCDTTSAWKAKEASEEIEGHEGLEERAVWWEVATALAALIAGGDMLIMRSPRSAAIVRRAIDELRGS; translated from the coding sequence TTGAATGCTTCAGGTTCAGAGGATGGTGATGAAGTGGTAGATGTGCCGTTGCCCAAAGAGAAGTGGTCGGGTAAGATAGGAGTGGTGGTCCTAGGCGCCACACCTGAGGAGGGGGGAACGCGTTCAGCTAGCCTTCGCATAGGCGGGTCCACGGGCATGCCTTTCCTTTCCTATGAAGGGGTCAGCCCCAATAGGCCCCTCATTGCGGGGGAGGTTCTCGATGTGCCTTCCGACCTGCCAGAGCAAGTACGCCAGGAATTCGGAGCCTGCGTGGAGGATCCTGCAGAATGGGCGAGATGCTGGGTCGAGGAGCATGATGCGGACCTCATCTGCCTCAAGCTACTTTCCACGAACCCAGACGAAGGCGATACTAGTCCAGAGGAGGCGGCTCGCACCGTCCAAAGGGTATTGGCGGCGGTTAAGGTCCCATTGATCGTCTATGGCTGCGGAAACGAGGAAAAGGATGCCAAGGTCATGCAGGCAGTGAGCAGTGCCGCTCCGAAGGAGAGACTCCTTTTAGGGCATGCGGAGGAAGCGGCCTATAAGAGCATCGCTGCCGCCGCTATGGCTAACGATCACGCTATCATCTCCTTCGCCAACCTTGATGTGAACTTGAGCAAGCAGATCAACATCTTATTGACTGATTTCGGGGTCCGTAAGGACCGCATAGTCCTCGATCCATTGTTCGCCGCATTGGGGATGGGGCTGGAATATTCCTATTCAGTCATGGAACGCATCCGTTTGGCAGCTTTGATGAGCGATGCCATGCTGCAGGTGCCCATGGTCTGTGATACCACTTCCGCCTGGAAGGCCAAGGAGGCCAGCGAGGAGATAGAGGGTCACGAAGGGCTGGAGGAGAGGGCGGTATGGTGGGAGGTGGCAACGGCTCTCGCCGCGCTCATAGCGGGAGGTGATATGCTCATCATGCGCTCGCCCCGCTCCGCGGCCATAGTAAGGAGAGCGATCGACGAGCTTAGGGGGTCATGA
- a CDS encoding AAA family ATPase — protein sequence MSYRIAVAGKGGVGKTTLAALIIRALHERTGRIVMAVDADPNSNLGEMLGVRVERTLGQLREDFMRQIDSLPTGVSKQEYLGQQMRLAMVEGKGFDLLSMGRPEGRGCYCYINNMLRTLLDNAMDSYEYVVIDNEAGMEHLSRRTTSHMDLLLLVSDATTIGVRTASRLLGLAKEMELEVKSIALAINGIRGQIHSSVEETVQRVSTDATFMIPFSQQIYDISLEGKSVWDLSGSDPAFHAVRSMLDSVLRFINIGH from the coding sequence ATGAGCTATCGTATCGCCGTGGCCGGAAAGGGGGGAGTGGGCAAGACCACCTTGGCGGCTTTGATTATAAGGGCGCTGCATGAGCGAACGGGGAGGATAGTGATGGCCGTGGACGCCGACCCTAACTCCAACCTGGGAGAGATGCTTGGCGTCAGGGTGGAGCGCACCTTGGGTCAGCTGCGCGAGGATTTCATGCGCCAAATTGACTCTTTGCCTACAGGAGTGAGCAAGCAGGAATATTTAGGACAACAGATGCGCCTGGCAATGGTAGAGGGAAAAGGATTCGATCTATTATCCATGGGAAGGCCAGAGGGAAGGGGCTGCTATTGCTACATAAACAACATGCTGCGCACCCTGCTGGATAACGCCATGGATTCCTATGAATACGTGGTGATAGACAATGAGGCGGGCATGGAGCACCTCTCTAGACGGACCACTTCGCACATGGATCTCTTATTGCTGGTAAGCGACGCTACAACCATCGGCGTGAGGACGGCTTCAAGGCTCCTAGGCTTGGCTAAGGAAATGGAGCTGGAGGTAAAGAGTATAGCGCTAGCGATCAACGGAATCAGGGGCCAGATACATTCCTCGGTGGAAGAGACTGTACAGAGGGTAAGCACGGATGCCACGTTCATGATACCTTTCTCTCAGCAAATTTATGACATATCGCTAGAGGGCAAGTCCGTGTGGGATCTCAGTGGCTCGGACCCTGCTTTCCATGCCGTGCGATCGATGCTCGACTCCGTCCTGCGTTTCATCAACATCGGCCATTAG